CCATCTCGGGGTTATCAAGCCGCGCGAGAACGGTTCCCGCTTCCACTTTATCGCCCGGTTTCACGAGCACTTCGAGCAGTGTGCCGGGGGTGCTCGCAAAGATCTGCACGAGCTCGCGAGGCTGCACTTCGCAGGCCGCTTTCACCGAGTACGGGAGCGGAATGAACAGGAGCAGTCCCACCGCGCCAGCGACCGACGCAAGGGTGATGGCGACTCGTGTACGTTTCACTTTATTCATCCTCCCAGGGGCCCGGAAAAATTTCCACAGCTCCATGATGGGCTGAGCGACGAGCCCCACAAAACCCGACAGCGCGATGAGTTGTCCCACCGGCTTCAGACCAATCGGCTCGAAGACTTTGTTCAGAAAAAACAGAATCGAGAAGACCACCACCCAGCGATAGGCAACCGCCGCCACGGTGAACAGTGCAAAGGCCCAGCGATTCCCTTGCGGCAAGAAGGGGTTCTCGGGCTGCTCGATGCCGAGACACCAGTACAGCAGAAATCGCCGCGTAATCTCCGTCGCTTTTTGACGCAGGTTCGGGATTTCGAGCAAGTCCATCAGGATGTAGTAGCCGTCGAAACGTAGCAGCGGATTGCCGTTGAACACGATCGTGCTGACCGAGCAGATGAACATCACGCTGAGCGCAATATGGTTGATCATCCCCGGTTCGCTGAACCACCAGACAAACGTGGCGACCGATGCTAAGAACAGCTCGACATACATCCCCGCTGCGCCGATGAACGCGCGGTGATATTTGTTGGGCAACATCCAGCTGTCGGAAACGTTGCAGTAGAGCGCCGGAGTGAAGACCAGCAGCATCGCGCCAAGTTCGTGGCATTCGCCGCCGTAGTGCTTGCACGAGAGTCCGTGCCCAAATTCGTGGAGCACCTTCACGCTCGCCATCGTGATCCCGAGCCAGATCCAGTTGCGTGGACCAAAGAACTCGTGAAACGCTGGCAGACGTTGCGTAAAGACGTCGACGTTGACCATCACCAGCGAAAGCGCGGCGACCGCCAGCATCAACACGCCAATGATCGCGGCCGGTGTGAAGAACCAGCCGGTGAAGGGATAGAGCCAGTTGAAAAAGCGTTCGGGATCGACACCCCGAAAGCGCATCGAGAAGACATTCGAGAGCTTGCCGAGCATCTCGCGCCACTTCTTCTCGTCGCGACGTTTGCGGAGCTGATGCCCTTGGCCTGGAGCTTCGCTAATCACCAGCCCACTGCGGTGCAGCATGCCGACGAACTGTAGTAGGTCCTGAAACGTGATCTTCTGCGGCTGATACTGCTGCTCGAATTGCTCTTTGATTTCGTCGAGGCTGTGATGGCCGTCGAGCATGCACAGAATCGCATACTCTTCTTCGTGAAATCGGAAGTAACTGAGGCCGACCGGTTCTTTGAGCACCCAGAACGTGGTGCCGTGATAGCGATGCCGACGGGCCGACAGGTCGGGCCGCATGCGCAGCTGCAGCGGACGCGAGGTGCTGCTTACCAGACTATCGGCGAGAGTGACCATAGAGACGTCGAGCGAGCGTTAGATGAGTCAAACAGAAGCGAACAGACGAATCCGAAGCGACGGTGTAATTTGATGGGGGCAGTTATTTGATGGGGGCAGCGGGCGGCGGAGTAGTCGGTGCCGCTGGAGCTGTTGGTGCGGGAACAGCGTCGCGCTTCACACCTGGAATCTGGCCCGTAGCTGCAGGGGCAAATGCGCCGCTACCAATTCCTGGCGCACCGGCGGGGCTTTCAACCACCGGCTTGAGCGTGGTGGTCTCGGTGGTGGAAGGTGTGGCCGCGATTGGCTTGCCCGCTGGCTCACTCGGAGGGGTCGCCTGAGCCGAGGTTCCAGGGGCGGCCGGTTTCGCAGGAGCTGGGGCTGGCTTGCCGGGAGCCGTGACAGGCTTCCAGTTCGATGGAGCAGCTGGCGCACCACCAGCAGCATTGCCAGGAGCTGCGCTACTGGGGACTGCGCTGCTCGGAGCCGCCGAATTTGGCTTGGCTTCGGTCGTGGGGACTCCGTAGGTGCCGACGTATGTCTTATCGATACGCAGGTCGGCGCTCGCACCGGGCTGAATCACATAGTGACCTTCGAGCAGACGATTCTCGACTTCAGCCCAGACACGGAACTGGCGGCTGCGTCCGGTCCCTTCGACAATCGGGCTCACAAAGTCGATCACGCCGCGCACCACTTCCGTCTTACCGCGCGACAGATGTACGGTTACTTCCACGGGCTTACCAGCCACCTCCGATGGAGTGGCCTCGTCGGCGAGAACAAAACCTTCCACACGGACGCGATCGAGGCGTACGAGTCGCAAGATCGGTTCGCCAGGCTGAACCCACTCACCCACCTTCTTGAAAACTTCCACCACCACACCCTTTTGCGGTGCGGCGATGCGGCGGCGCTGGATTTCGTTATCAGCCGCTTCGACCTGCGTGCTTTTCACCACGGTGGTGAGCTGCGCGACAACGCGATCGACCTCGGCCACTTTGATTTGTGCTAGTGCTCGGTCGAACTGGAAGCGCGAACGACGCATGTCGAGATCGCTCACCGCGTCGGGATTCTTGGCCCGAATCTGGATGTTCTGATCCATTTCGATCTTCGAAACTTCGGCCGCTTTTTGAGCCGCTTCGAGTTCAGCGGTACTCTCGGCTTGTGTCGTGGCGACGCTCAATTCCCCTTCGGCGATTTTTCGTTTAGCCAGGGCATCGCGATTGTCGAGTTCTCCCAGGATATCTCCCTCGAGCACCGACTCGCCCCCCTTCACCACGAGCGACATCAGCGTGCCAGGCTCGCGAGCAGGAACACGAATGTCGTCAAACGCAGTCACCAGACCGTGCGGAACCACCACCACGCCGGGACCGGTGAAGTTCGGCTGTTTGGCCGGAATTTTGTTTGCCGTGCGCGGGGCGCTTGCTGCAGGTGCGCTCAGCGAAGGGGCCGTGGCTGCAGGGCTGGGTGGAAGCAGATTGGTCGGAGGAGTGCTCGCTGGCTTCGCAGCAGGCGTTTGCGGCGCAGCGCTCGGAACTGCAGTGCTTGGCACAGCAGCGCTCGGAGCAGTCGCCGCTGGTGCTACGGCAGCCGCAGGCGATTGGCCTTGCAGGTGAAGCGTTGTCATCAGCCCCAGTCCGATGCCGGCGATCGACAAGAGCGAGTTTCGCAGCGTGAGGTGTTGTGGTTTTTTCAAGGGAACTACTCCGGCCCAAGGGCCCGAATGTGCGTGGTGATGTGGAGGGTGCTGATGTCGGCGCTGGGAGCCACGGCGAGCGAACTAGAAGAACAGATTCGCTTCGGCCCATTCCCAAGCTTCGTGCAGCTTGGCCCAGCCGAGCGACGCCTTGCCGCAGTTCACATTAGCCGTGACCGTCGCGCCCGGATAAGGGGTGTTGAGTTCGGTATCGGTACTCACTTTGATGCGCACAATTTGGCCATGCTCTTCGTGCGTTTCAGCCACCGGATCGATCTGCGTCACCTTGCCGTAGTGATAGGTCCCGGGATCGGTCATCAGGATGTAGTCGACCGCCAGTTCCTGCGAAGGATCGTCTTTTTTGATCTGGTTGCGATAGCGAACGATGTGATCGATCCGCTTCTCGGGCATGTAGAGCTCGAGCTCGTAGTCGGTCCCTTCTTCGGCAATCGTCATCAGCAGCTGACCAACTTCAACAGGGCGATTCTGCAGAGATTTTTTCGTATCCCAGGTGATCACGCGGCCCCGTTTGGGGCTTACGACGGTGAGCTGTTTTTTGCGATCGAGCAGCAACTGCAAGCGCTCGTCGAGGCTTTCCACTTGCACTTGGACGCGCGACATCTGCGCTTGATCGCGGGCGCGTTCTTGTTCGGTAACCTGACGACCGGTGTTGGTCACGCGGTCGCGCACGGCAGCGAGTTCTTCGCGCGCGGCGAGAAGCTGACCTTCGACCTCGGCAATCTGCAGCGGCAGCTCATCGCTCCGCATCTTCAGCAGCACTTGCCCCTCTTCCACCAGCGTGCCGTTGTCGACCAGCACTTCGGTGACAACACCGCGCTGCGGCACAAAAATGTCGGCCTTCGAAATCGGCTGCAAAGTTCCCTTCGCACGCATGTCGAAATCGGTCTGAATGACCGCTAGTGCCAATAGCACCGCCAGCACAATGCCGGTGATGGTGAGTGTTTTGGGAAGCTGTCGCGCCTGCACCACCCAGCCTGCTTTGCCAAGCGTTTTCCAGACTGGCATCAGGAACAAACTGTTGTGATCGATGGCGTTGGTGAGGGCCCGCGACGAGTGTTCGTAGACCAGGTCGAGACGTGGCAGGAGGACTTCGCGCGGGATCTCGCTTTCGATCTGCTCGACGATGATTGCGCCGATCAGTTCCCCCTTCTTTTCCGACTCACTGGGGGTGGTGGTTCCGGCGGCAGCATCGGCTGATTTCGGTTTGCGAATCGGAATCACCGCGAGCGATTTGGTGTACGACTGATCGACGTACTCCTCCACTGCGGTTTCGATTTGCGGCGGCATATCCTCAGTCGAACCGTAATACCACAGCGGCTCGCCAGTGGCGACGACGCGCGTGGCAAGTTTGCCCAGCAGCGTGACGACGTTCGAGCGGTTGTCGAGTGTGTCTTGACCACTCACCGCTTCGATGGTGCAGCTGCTTCCATGTTTGAGGGCGATGCTGACACGGTCGCAGCCGAGCAAGCGTCGACCTTCGTTGACGATGGTGTAGCAGGTTTCGCGAACGTCGAGACTTTCGTGCGCGGCGCGTGAAAAACTATCGGCCTGCGCCCAGAGGGAGTGTCGATCGGAGAACTGCTTGAGGCGGCGATTCTTGAACCACTCCGACGCCATCTCGCACATCTGCCGCAGGAACTGCAAATAGCCGCGCTGCGTGGCTGGTGGCGAATTGGGGCGCTGGAAAATTTCGATTAGCGCTTCCACCTGGTCGTCGTGTCCCAGGGGATGAATCACCAGCAGTTGACGGGTCGGATTGCCACCCATCCGCTCGTCGCCCGCGCCGGAGAGCGGGGGGACCAGCTGCGGCTGATTGCTGGCGATGATGTAGTCGAGCAAGCGATAGTGCTTTTGCGCATCGTCGCAGCCACTATCGAGCAAGTTCGGCGTGAGATTGATTTGATACGACAGCTCGGGCTTCTTCGCTTCACCAAGCACCCAAATCGCGCCACCCACAGCGGCGAGCGCTTGCACCACGCGCTGCAAGAATGCGGCGTGGAACTCTTCGGGGGTCATGTCGCTCTTGCAGATCTGCGCAACCTCGCCCACCAAGCCACGAATCTGCTGCTTGGTTTTTTCGATGGTCTCGCTGCTGACCTGAGATTGTCCCGTTGCCATAGTCGCTCGGCTCAGTCTGACGTTAGGGGGCTCACTAAGTAGTTTGGCAACACGCGCGTGGCCGGGGGGCTTTCGCGCTTGGCAATTTTTGCAAGCCACAAGCGGCAAACCAGCTGCAGCTTCTGGCTACGTAAAAATTGCAAACCAAACTCCAATCTTTCAGCAAATCGGTGCCGCGCTACTGGCGTAGCCAGCACGGTTTGCTTGCTTCTCGGCGCTATCCTTCACACGATTTCTCGTGCACTGTCATTCAGTTGTGCACTATCACTTGCCACTGTCATTCGCACGCTGTCACTCACCACAGACACGCTGCTGCGGGCCTGCCAGAACGTCGGTGAAGCGGCAAAGCTCCACGCAGAAAGTTCTAGGTTCACTCTAAATGCTGATGCTCTCGCTGCTGTACGTTTTGTTTCATTTCCCGAGCATTTCCGCTGGTTTTGACCTCCAGCCGTAATGCCTGTAACGTTTATCCGTTTGGCGTGCGACGATTTGTCTAACCTTCTGTCACGCCCATTTGATTTTCTTAACACGACCCGTTTTGGCAGACTTTTCGGCAAAGCCCTTTCACCCAACGCAAACCTCGTGCCCAGGAAGCTGACTCGCTCTAAAAACAACCATTTGCAAACGCCACTCGGTAGGCCACTCGGCATCAATCGGGCGTATCGAGGTAGGGATCTTGCCCCATCTCGAGCTGCATCTTCTTCCGCTCTTTCTCATGGTGCAGCAGCGCAAAGCGATCGCGCAAATGCTTCCGCTCGACCCGCTGCTGAGCCCGAAAGATCATTCCCACTTGTCGTTGGGCGGCAGGACCTGCGGTCTTGCCCCACTGCTCCATCCGCTCGGCCACTTCGGGGCCATAGCCGCTTTTGATCACATCGTCGTCGAGCGACATATACTGCCGCGTCGTGCCGGGATCCCCTTGGCGACCACA
This window of the Pirellula staleyi DSM 6068 genome carries:
- a CDS encoding HlyD family efflux transporter periplasmic adaptor subunit; translated protein: MKKPQHLTLRNSLLSIAGIGLGLMTTLHLQGQSPAAAVAPAATAPSAAVPSTAVPSAAPQTPAAKPASTPPTNLLPPSPAATAPSLSAPAASAPRTANKIPAKQPNFTGPGVVVVPHGLVTAFDDIRVPAREPGTLMSLVVKGGESVLEGDILGELDNRDALAKRKIAEGELSVATTQAESTAELEAAQKAAEVSKIEMDQNIQIRAKNPDAVSDLDMRRSRFQFDRALAQIKVAEVDRVVAQLTTVVKSTQVEAADNEIQRRRIAAPQKGVVVEVFKKVGEWVQPGEPILRLVRLDRVRVEGFVLADEATPSEVAGKPVEVTVHLSRGKTEVVRGVIDFVSPIVEGTGRSRQFRVWAEVENRLLEGHYVIQPGASADLRIDKTYVGTYGVPTTEAKPNSAAPSSAVPSSAAPGNAAGGAPAAPSNWKPVTAPGKPAPAPAKPAAPGTSAQATPPSEPAGKPIAATPSTTETTTLKPVVESPAGAPGIGSGAFAPAATGQIPGVKRDAVPAPTAPAAPTTPPPAAPIK
- a CDS encoding biotin/lipoyl-binding protein; translated protein: MVTLADSLVSSTSRPLQLRMRPDLSARRHRYHGTTFWVLKEPVGLSYFRFHEEEYAILCMLDGHHSLDEIKEQFEQQYQPQKITFQDLLQFVGMLHRSGLVISEAPGQGHQLRKRRDEKKWREMLGKLSNVFSMRFRGVDPERFFNWLYPFTGWFFTPAAIIGVLMLAVAALSLVMVNVDVFTQRLPAFHEFFGPRNWIWLGITMASVKVLHEFGHGLSCKHYGGECHELGAMLLVFTPALYCNVSDSWMLPNKYHRAFIGAAGMYVELFLASVATFVWWFSEPGMINHIALSVMFICSVSTIVFNGNPLLRFDGYYILMDLLEIPNLRQKATEITRRFLLYWCLGIEQPENPFLPQGNRWAFALFTVAAVAYRWVVVFSILFFLNKVFEPIGLKPVGQLIALSGFVGLVAQPIMELWKFFRAPGRMNKVKRTRVAITLASVAGAVGLLLFIPLPYSVKAACEVQPRELVQIFASTPGTLLEVLVKPGDKVEAGTVLARLDNPEMEIELLRLKGQRDEAKNALEGLYRLRFTDSTAVDQIEAAEQVLQAAERQYNERLEESKRLTITAPVAGVVIPAPSRPAKAGREEGRLKTWTGTPLSERNVGALFTPTDLLCVIGDTSNLEAVMVIDQSYIDLVRKDQQVSVLLESHTYEAFDSQVEKIAATELKVASAGSSSKGGGRLDTYTDALGMARPLHTSYQATAPLGNSLGNVQVGQQGQARIYTGWQPLGKRLYRFLAKTFHFEL
- a CDS encoding GAF domain-containing protein, which codes for MATGQSQVSSETIEKTKQQIRGLVGEVAQICKSDMTPEEFHAAFLQRVVQALAAVGGAIWVLGEAKKPELSYQINLTPNLLDSGCDDAQKHYRLLDYIIASNQPQLVPPLSGAGDERMGGNPTRQLLVIHPLGHDDQVEALIEIFQRPNSPPATQRGYLQFLRQMCEMASEWFKNRRLKQFSDRHSLWAQADSFSRAAHESLDVRETCYTIVNEGRRLLGCDRVSIALKHGSSCTIEAVSGQDTLDNRSNVVTLLGKLATRVVATGEPLWYYGSTEDMPPQIETAVEEYVDQSYTKSLAVIPIRKPKSADAAAGTTTPSESEKKGELIGAIIVEQIESEIPREVLLPRLDLVYEHSSRALTNAIDHNSLFLMPVWKTLGKAGWVVQARQLPKTLTITGIVLAVLLALAVIQTDFDMRAKGTLQPISKADIFVPQRGVVTEVLVDNGTLVEEGQVLLKMRSDELPLQIAEVEGQLLAAREELAAVRDRVTNTGRQVTEQERARDQAQMSRVQVQVESLDERLQLLLDRKKQLTVVSPKRGRVITWDTKKSLQNRPVEVGQLLMTIAEEGTDYELELYMPEKRIDHIVRYRNQIKKDDPSQELAVDYILMTDPGTYHYGKVTQIDPVAETHEEHGQIVRIKVSTDTELNTPYPGATVTANVNCGKASLGWAKLHEAWEWAEANLFF